ATTAATGAATTGAAAATATATTTCTAGCTTGACAGGTAACGTTTAGCTCAAACTAACCACTAGTCTAGTGGCTTCCTGAGAAAATTCTATTCCATCTAAAGGATTAGTTCGAGAATTCATACGTTTTCCCTTGACCTTCAGTTGATATCTGAGTGTTAGCTGCTGGATAATTGCTTTTTAGATTTAGCCCAAAAGACTTAGCCGTGAGTGTAAAATGCACAGCAAACGACTCAAGATTGAAATTACCCTGGTTGGCTATTGTTCTTAGAATATCTGAAATATCACTGAAATGTGATGCCAAAATGCCAAAAAGCTACCTTTCTTAATTATCTTTTGGTACAAAAATAAAGAAATTATTTTATTTTATTGACTAGGATTCCCGACTTCTTTGAGAAGTCGGGAATCTTGCATAGATACAACTGAAATTAAAGGGGGTTTTACGCACGTTCAATAAATATCTACAATCCCCACTCCCTACTCCCCATTGCCCCTTATCCCCAGAGGGGGCCCCACCTTCCCCACTCCCCACTCCCCACTCCATGTTGTTCGGTTATCAACTCCAGAAATCCCTCCACGGTTCGCTGTTGAGTTGAGAGGGAAGACAGTACATTGGAAATGTACCTTGTTATCGTTACTAACCCCTAAGAAGCTCAGGCTGACGTTACCCACAGACCTCATAATTGTAGGATTGGGAGAAAAAATAACCAATACTGTTTTTCAAGTGACTGGATTATGCATAAAAAACTACAACAAGCTATCAAACCCGTTTTAAAAACCCTGTTCCTCCTAAGTCTTGTGTTCGCATTAGCATTCGGTCAAGCTAATGGAGCGTTAGCCGCTAGTGGAGGTAGAATCGGAGGTGGTTCTTTCAGGGTACCTTCAAGCCGTCCTTACTCTTCTCCCCGAACTTATGCACCTCCCGGTGGAGGATACTATGCTCCTTACCCTGGTGGTGGTTTTGGCTTTCCTTTCCTGATTCCCTTTTTTGGATTTGGAGGTGGGATAGGAACTCTGTTCAGCGTGTTGATATTTATAGCGATCGCAAACTTTTTTGTCCAAACCTTCCGCCGCGTTGGAAGTGGTGAAACAGAAGTTGGTAGCAACCCAAATGTTTCCGTCACTCGTCTGCAAGTCGGTTTGTTAGCTAGCGCTCGTGGTTTGCAAAACGAACTCAACTACATTGCTGAAACTGCTGACACCAACTCTCCGGAAGGGAGAGCAGAAGTTTTACAAGAAGCAAGCCTCGCCCTCTTACGCCATCCAGAATACTGGATTTATGCTGGTACAGGTACGCAACAAGCACGTTTAAATGCTGCTGAGGCACAGTTTAATCGATTGTCAATAGCAGAACGTAGCAAATTTAGTGAAGAAACTTTAACTAACGTCAATAACCAGCTTAAAGGAGCAACACCTAAAGATGCTTTACCTGCTGCAGGGGGTGAACTCGATAATCCCACCAAGCTGATTACAGAAGGACCTGGGGAATATATTATCGTTACCTTACTAGCTGCAACACTGGGTAAATTCCAACTTCCAGAAGTTAACAGCGCCGATGATTTGCGTCAAGCTTTACGTGTCATGGGTAGCGTTCCCGGCGAGCAACTACTAGCAATGGAAGTGCTTTGGACTCCACAAGCTTCTGTCGATACCCTCACCTCTGATGACATCTTAGCTGAGTATCCAGATTTGAAACTGGTTTAGAGATTTTTTTGGTCTCAATATCGACTTCTTTTTAGGTGAGCAAATTGCTCACCTTTTTTATTTTGCCAGAGCCCTGACTTCTCCAAGGATACAGCTATGGAACGTGAAAAATACGTAAATTATTTTAATTTTTGCTTACTTTAGTCATTATAGCTCTATGATTTTATGAATACTTATGTTTCCCCTGAAAACTGGAAATGCCACTTGTTTTTGTACATGGTGTTAATGTTCGCTTTAACGATAGATATAACAGTGAGGTAAGGGCAAGAAATGCCCTGTTCAGAAAATTTGCTCTTCGCGCTATTTCACCAAATCCTCAAGAATCTGCAATCCTCAATCCCTTTTGGGGAAATTTAGGAGTTCAATTCCGTTGGGACTATGCTTGTTTGCCAAGAGAAGGTAGTGAGCTATTTGGTGAATCTGACGAAGATGTACTGGCATTGCTTGTTGGCGAAACTCTGGGTAAGGAAAACACTAATCCAGACACTGTTCTATTAGAGGTAGCGCGTATTTCGTTGATAGATGCCACTGATTTGCTATGGACTGCTGCTGCACAGAAAGTTACTACTGATATAGAGGCAGAATCTTTAAGTTCTTTGGCAGAGCACACTACTAATTACGTATACAGTAATCCAAAACCTGACTGGCTCAACAACATAAGCAATGACGATCGCTTCATAAGTGAGCTTGCCTTTCACGTAAAAAAATGGGCAGATCTCAATCGCGGTTATCCTGAACCAGAAGTATTTGGCATTGATGAAGCATGGGAACAGCTCGGTGAAGCTCGGCTCCGTGTTCAGAATGCTGTTAGTAGGCTGGCGAGCCACACACTTTTAAGCCTAGTACGTGAATCAGTTAACGAAATGGTAACTCGTTTTCTTGGGGATGCATTTGTTTACTTGAACAAACGAGGTACACTAGATGCTCCTGGTGAAATAGTGAGTGAAGTTATTGCTGCTTTGGTACAGGCACAACAGATACAAATGGAGAATCCCGACGATTCAAAGTTAATAGTCGTTGCTCATAGCATGGGTGGCAACATCATGTATGACATACTATCCTACTTTCTTCCAAAACTACATCCTGACTTAAATGTTGATGTTTTTGTAACTGTTGGATCTCAAGTTGGAGCATTTGAGGAGATGAAACTATTTAGAGCAAGTGACGAAACGCTACCTCAAAATTCAAGATTAGACCGCGTTAGCCCTTTAACCAATGTGGCTCACTGGCTAAACGTATTTGACAACAATGATGTATTTGCTTTTGCTGTTGAAAATATATTTGAGGGAACCAAAGATTTTCGCTATTCAACTGGTAAAGGACTTCTTATGGCTCACAGTAGTTACTTCACAATGTTAAGCTTCCATAAACGTCTTGCTGAACGACTGGGGAGTATTGTTTTGTGACTCTAATTTGGCAAAAACAACCAACAGACACAGGGCAGACTCATGTACTGATAATTGGAGTAGGATATTACAACCATTTACGAGGCGGAGATGGCTATAGGCAAGGTGTTATAGCTAGCCAAGGCATGAGACTTGAGCAGCTTACGTCCCCACCTATCTCAGCTCGAGCATTTGCTCAGTGGATCGTCGATAGCTTTGAAAATGAAGAAGTACCTCTAGGCTCTGTTGAGTTATTGCTATCTGATGTTAGAGGAAATACCAACTTTACAGTAGATAGGGAGAATGTTTCTATCGAAGCTGCCACCTTACCTAACATTGAAGCTGCATTTCGAGCGTGGTACAAGCGGTGCGATAGTCATTCAAATATAGCTATTTTTTATTTCTGTGGTCACGGCGTTAATATCCAACAGGAGTCAATACTGTTAGCTGAGGATTTTGGTGCAGACGAGCTCGCTCCTTATAGTAATGCCATGAATATAGACCAGATTTACCGAGGAATGCTACAGTGTAAAGCTAAAACCCAATGCTTCTTCATTGACGCTTGCAACAATGGCTCGGTAGAAGGACTTCGTCTAGAAAACGCTAACGCCAAATGCTTTGTTACCCCACAATTGATAACTCGAAACTCAGAAAGTAATCTTTCTTCAAGGCTGCTGTTCAAAGCTGCTGCACCAGGTAAATTCACAGGTGCCGATCGCCCAAGAGAAGTTAGTCGCTTTACCCAAGCACTAATTAAAAGCCTAAACGGAGTGAGTTGTGAAAAGAAAGATGGTCGATGGGTTGTGAGTATACCGGATCTTGTACATAGTGTCCAATGGTTAATGGAGCAAGCAAGTAGAAGGAACAACAGCTATCAACTACCATATGCTATTTCTGAAGGATGGGGTCAATTGATTGTTCGACAACGTCCTCCTCTGGTTCCTGTAACTCTTCGATTTGAACCACTTGAAGCTATGGCAGACGCAACCATGTTAGAACTTCAATCGTGGGGATCTCCTGCTTTACTGCCTATAAGACCTGAGTCTATCTTACAGGTAAATCAGCACAAGGAGTGGCAAATAGAAGAAGTTGAAGTCGGTAGGTTTTACCAACTAACCACGAGATTTTCATCAAGTCGATATAGAAATTTAGATACATTACTCTCTGTGATGCCTCGGTCTCATTCTCCAGATCCAATTCCCATAGAGATGAATTTATGAGCAGTATTTTACGCGTTCGTTTCCAAGAAAATATTAATGATAACTCAACAGACAGATATAACGATGTACCACTCTCAGTTGAGATAATCAACGAAGAATTTGAGATAGTCAGTCAAAGATTAGTATTTGGCACAGCCGACATTAATCTAGTACCAGGTTTATATGTTGTCAGGGCTTATCTCCCCTCCGGTGAAGTAGCGATCGCTAACACTTGTGTTGAGGAAGGAAAGTTACAAGAAGTTCGATTGAAACTCTCACCACCTTTTCAAGACTGGGCTTGGTGGTCTCACTTCCTTGGTGAAGCTATTCATACGGAAGGAGTACCTTCACTCTCTGCTTTTCCACAAACGTGGTTATGTCTGTGGCAATACAATACTTCAGCATCCCAAAGAGAAGAGCAATGGGTAGCGCTTTCACCCTCAGAATGGTTACAAAAGAAATATGAAAATGAAAATATTATAATCTGTGAAGTCAGCCAATTACCTGAAAAGCTACACTTTCTTCAACTAAGTAGTCCGATTGTTCCTTGTCGTTTTCTCGCTATTCCCCCAACTTACCAGGAAGTAGTACAAATTATTATAAGTCCATCATCAACGACCGATAAATGGAACAGTGGGTTAGTGAAGAGACTGGCTCTTGAGACCAAGGTACTAACTCTTAACAAAAAGGTTGAAGTTTTTTCTCACTATCTAAAGTCCAGTTTATTAAAGGCAGCTAGTATTTTGTCAGAAGAGGTTTTGCTTGATGCTGAGAGACTTTCGAGAAAAAAAATTGCCAATCCAATAAGTGCAGTCATTGGTGGTTACTATCTGTTACAGATAGGAGCTTATGAGCAAATGAGCGATTGGTTAGAAAATCTGGACTATAACTTTCCATGGTTACCTGACGGAGCGATAATTCATGCTTATCAGTTACTTGGTAAACCAAAGCGATCTGATAACGATCTAACTTTAGCTCGTGAACGACTTCTAGAGGCAACTCATCGAGGACTAGGAATTCCAATCTACAGACAAGGGCTTCGCCTTTTAATTGATGCGCTGGAAATGTTTGCAGGCGAAGCTCATGTGCAAGGGGAGTCAGATGAACTGGTTGAACAATCCCTTAAGCGCGTTCGTAACTATGCCGCTATAGTAGATTGGAATCAATATCTGACGACATTTTATAGTCAACAACTCATTGTGGAACCAAAAACCGGAACTACTTTTACTGAAATACAGGAGAACAAGCGCTACTACATTACTAACTTTATTACTCAAGAAAAACAAGCAAATAAAGTTGTCAAGAAAGAAGATATGAAAGAATTTCTCAAGAGAAGAAATTATGAGATAGAGATAATTGAAGTTGCCTGATTTCCGAGTTTTTATAAGGTAGTAACTTTGGATTAACGTTTATTTGTCACTATCTCCAGTCTTGCCTTTCCTAAAATTAAACTTAAGTAAACAAAAACCAAAATTATAACAGATTAACAATTTCTGCAAACATAGGTTCTCCCAATCGATTTGCAATTCCAACTTTCTTACCCTCTTTCTGGTAGTCTACTACCACTTCCATCAGAGCTATAGCTTTACGAAGTACGTCACTCTTAGAACCACCAATTATTTTTGATAAATCTTCTATAGTCTTATTAAGTTCAGGTGTGACGTCTAAACTCAGGCGAATTCTTTTTGCATTTTCAAAATCAGTCATTTTATTTTCTCCTATTTCCTCTTAAGTAAGAGTACTTTCTGCTAGGTAGTAGGTAAATAACCCTACTTAGGGTTTGCCGAATACAATCAGAAGGTAGGACAGATAAAGGTTTCAAGCATTTTTTTGCCAAACAAGTGCAAGTTTATAACATCTATAGTCTCAAAAACCTTGCATTTTCGTCGGCGAGCGCTGGGTAAATAGGGAAACTAAGGGACGAAAGTCCCATTTTATATACTGTGTGGCTTCTATATTCACCAGGCTCGACTTTTTCAGCAAGCCCTACTTAAACCCAAATCTTCTGCACCAATAGAATATTCTCCGCTAAGTCCTTCTTCTCCCGGTAAGTTCCTTCTAACTGATTGTCTTCAAATCTAAGCAAGAAATATAATCCAGAACGATTTTTCCTCACTCAAATTGTAGAAAATATGTACAATCGAGGTCAGTAGCTCTGGTAGAGCGATCAATAACAATATTGCTTAGATGAGACAAATGTGCTTAGCAACAGCCCTGTGTAGAGACGATCTGTTTGAAGCGTCTCTACATATCTGATAAATCTCGCTAACAGACTTTAACCAAAGATCATTGCGCTCAATCGTAATTTTTGATTGCTTAATTTTGAATATTTTTTTGTTGTCATTACCAGAGCTAATAGTTCCCAAAATTGGCAATCGGACGTCACTTGATGAAGAAGTCTGGAACTTTTCTTTCAGCCACTTGCTTAATATTGTTCCATAATCTTCTAAACTGTCTTTCCAGTTGGTTAAATTGTCTATTGCCAGTTTTCCATTACGGATTTGTCCCTCAATCCGGCAATTGCGTGCAAAATTAGTTAGTTTCTCCTCAAGCTTGGGAATTTGGCTATCTACTCCAGGTACGTCAACTAAACAAACATCTTCTAAATCATCACTTTTATAACAATAAGTTTTTGCTGATTGTCGAAATAAAGGTTTCTTCAACAAGTATTCTAAAATTGAAAGCAATCTGCCTTTAATCGATGAACCTGGTAGATAAGGATATTGTATGACTGGATCGCGAATTATATATTTGTCCAGTTCACTCTTACCTAAGTTGTTTCCATAGTTATCGGTATGTAAACTTGTCTCTACAACAATATCTTTTTTAGGTTTAGTTGAAGAAACAAGTAGATCTCTAGGTTCCAAGAAGAGGTAGTTGTCGCTATATTTCACGCTTCTACTTGCATTCTCAGAACGGGTAGAAATACTACCCCATTGGGCGTGTTGCCAATCTAAACCCTGACAGGTCACAACAACTTTTGCCGAGATAGCAACTCTTGGCAAACAAGTAAACAAAGAGGGACCGAGAGCGTGGAAGTGGATAATATCATATTTCTTAGCACTTGCAGCTACCGCTC
This genomic interval from Scytonema hofmannii PCC 7110 contains the following:
- a CDS encoding DUF1517 domain-containing protein translates to MHKKLQQAIKPVLKTLFLLSLVFALAFGQANGALAASGGRIGGGSFRVPSSRPYSSPRTYAPPGGGYYAPYPGGGFGFPFLIPFFGFGGGIGTLFSVLIFIAIANFFVQTFRRVGSGETEVGSNPNVSVTRLQVGLLASARGLQNELNYIAETADTNSPEGRAEVLQEASLALLRHPEYWIYAGTGTQQARLNAAEAQFNRLSIAERSKFSEETLTNVNNQLKGATPKDALPAAGGELDNPTKLITEGPGEYIIVTLLAATLGKFQLPEVNSADDLRQALRVMGSVPGEQLLAMEVLWTPQASVDTLTSDDILAEYPDLKLV
- a CDS encoding caspase family protein; the protein is MTLIWQKQPTDTGQTHVLIIGVGYYNHLRGGDGYRQGVIASQGMRLEQLTSPPISARAFAQWIVDSFENEEVPLGSVELLLSDVRGNTNFTVDRENVSIEAATLPNIEAAFRAWYKRCDSHSNIAIFYFCGHGVNIQQESILLAEDFGADELAPYSNAMNIDQIYRGMLQCKAKTQCFFIDACNNGSVEGLRLENANAKCFVTPQLITRNSESNLSSRLLFKAAAPGKFTGADRPREVSRFTQALIKSLNGVSCEKKDGRWVVSIPDLVHSVQWLMEQASRRNNSYQLPYAISEGWGQLIVRQRPPLVPVTLRFEPLEAMADATMLELQSWGSPALLPIRPESILQVNQHKEWQIEEVEVGRFYQLTTRFSSSRYRNLDTLLSVMPRSHSPDPIPIEMNL
- a CDS encoding glycosyltransferase, encoding MKIAVIGAKGLPPKQGGIEHYCAELYPRIVKQGHSVDLFARSYTDCSWRDHYDYKGVQVISVPGLSLRGVDAFITSASGAVAASAKKYDIIHFHALGPSLFTCLPRVAISAKVVVTCQGLDWQHAQWGSISTRSENASRSVKYSDNYLFLEPRDLLVSSTKPKKDIVVETSLHTDNYGNNLGKSELDKYIIRDPVIQYPYLPGSSIKGRLLSILEYLLKKPLFRQSAKTYCYKSDDLEDVCLVDVPGVDSQIPKLEEKLTNFARNCRIEGQIRNGKLAIDNLTNWKDSLEDYGTILSKWLKEKFQTSSSSDVRLPILGTISSGNDNKKIFKIKQSKITIERNDLWLKSVSEIYQICRDASNRSSLHRAVAKHICLI